CTGCAGGCTTTGCGCAGTTTGTAAGAGCAATGCTTTAGGCTTACGTTGTTCAGTTTAACATAAATTACCTTCATTGTTTCGCGAACGATGTAATATGCAAACAATACTGGAggatctgcagatgaacaaaaatatcaaaatacatCGGATTGGAAATTTATGGTGAGACGATATGGTATGACGCACAAACTGCTTCATAGGTAACATTTCAATAACGTGGAATTACTGAACTAGAGAAAATGTTGGAAAAGGCATTGCACCTGATTTCTGCTCAGACGTAAACACTTATTTATCAGTACAGTCCTCTTTACTTGGGTTTGTCACTTATTTATTGtcaatgtgttaatgtgtaatgAAACTAAATAAATGATCCACTTTATTTACCTCCAGGTGTAGAAAATCATTGTCGTACTTTGGATATGGCTTGTTCTACAACACACAGCCAGGACGAAACATCCTCAGGGGAATCGGATGATGAGCTATTTTTTGTTGGGGTGTCTGGTGTCTCAAAGCAAGTTTCCCCTCTGAAGCTTAGAGACAAAACATGGTCAAACCccaaagaagaaagaaagcctGTGAAAATTTGTCCACCTAGTACCACACCGCCACAGCTGAGACCAACAGGCCGCAGTTTCTCATGTGAACCTCCTCCCAAACCCATCATCCAGAGACGGGCCCATTCTCTACCGTCACCCTCAGAAAGGCGAAGACTCAGTCGTAGAATCGGTGTCCGATTTGTGGACTCACTGGGCATGAACTTAGAAAACGTTAAGGTTTTCAGAAGTGGAGAAGATCCATTTGTACCAGAACATGTTCTCTTTAGACTTTTAATGAATGCAGAACTAGCAGCCAACAAGAGCTTGGAGATTTCCCTACCATATTTGAAACCTGTGTTCCCTGAGCAACCTGGAGACTGTTCAAATTTCCTGGAACGTTTGTGTAAAAAGCAAGTGTGCTTGGAACGTGTTTTATGTTATGAGCCAGGCATCATTGGGATCGTCCAAGTGGTTAACCTGGCCTTTGAAAAAGAGGTTATCATTCGTTATTCTTTCACAAACTGGAAGAGTTGTGCTGACACCAAGGCTTCATGGGTTGCCAATAAATACATGGAAGGCCTTTCCAGTAGCTGTGACAGTTTTCGGTTCCATCTTCCAGTTCCACCATTCATCTTACACCCTGGAGCAGTGTTGGAGTTTGCAATCTGTTATAAAGTGCAGGGCACTCAGTTTTGGGACAACAATGAGGGACAAAATTACAAGTTAGTCTGCCAAAGCTACAAAATCCCTGTGCCTAAGGAATGTGAAGACAGCATGATACATTTTGTCTGATTTGCTCTGAGTCactgtatgtatactgtacattcactgGCCACTTTGTTCACTACATCTGCTTTTGTATTTGgtaaacatactgtagatgcATACTGTATTATTTGGGTGTTGGAACATTCTCAACACACCAGACATTAACATGGTTGTGGCACAGTTGTGTATGGTATTGGCACAAGTGTCTCAGGCACAGGAGTGTATCTTAGGTTTTAGCACTATGTACACTTAACCTAATTTAGTGGCCACTGAGCAcgtttattgtattaaaatcaAGTAACAATCTGTTTGCCAAAAAGCTATGACATAGTGCCTGACAGAATCAGATCTCAGATGTCCAAATAACTACCATGACTATGTATctttatagttatatacagctgagcaaccaGCCTAACTTTTTGTCATAGGGCAAAATACTAAAAAATGCACTAATATTTTAATGTGAGCTAAAACTACTGAATATAATGTAGGCtaagaatgtttaaaaaaaactgttctaaAACTTTTTGCACAATCCTTTTTTTTACCTAAAGTGTCTGAGAAATTGATATAAGTCGGtaaattgcattaaattaaACTCACAGATTTGTAAATTTAACAGTAAATACTTCTCCATTCTCCACTCACTGTTATTAGCTAGAGCGACGTGCAATACgtgagtgatttttttaaactgaatcaTTGAAGTGAACGGATCACTCGTGTCTAAACGACTCTAAACGACTCTTCCCTGTAATGCACTCGTTCAGAAGATATTTGGtcgtactttttttttaagatgaaaaaaataCGCAATTATGTCAAACTGTTCGCATAATAAAGTACGTTGTCACAATTATCGACATGCCTGCACCTTATCACAcagctgtgtgttttataaatcagtgcaatatttacatttcaattttaataatgtttattataataaaatcttttaataGCAAGTATTGcagcactttatttatttgtttgtttgttggttatATTTTTAGCAGTTCATGGAGTCAAAATAACCAGAACGAGTCACTTAGTTTACATagatttgaatatttaaaaaaaaaaaaaaaaaccggcTTATTGTCAGTGCTAATGGATGTCGTTGCTCGGGGTTTTTGTTCCCGCTCAGTGTTTGTGGAGAAAAACAGGTACTATGACACAATTGCTCCTGAAATTGGTTTGAGCATTCAAAAGtcttctgttatttttatttatttcatatttcacatttatttgaaGAATTTCAAAGACAGTCGGTATGATCTCGGATTTACTTTAAGATTTAAATAACGTTATGGTGCTGCTCAGACCTGAGGTAAATACTGCATAAAACTAGGTATACTGTATGTCGTCCGAGTCCTTATTAGCTAATGGCTAATAATGGCCTTATTATCTAACGGAGCTCGCTaagtttatatattaatatcacGAGGAATAAGTTAtggttttgttaataaatatagGTTTATTTTGATCAGTGTGGTATTTAATACATATTTAGTGTTCggatattaatatataataagtaGTACAGCTATGTGGCTAACCTTTAGCTGCAAACAACGTAAAGTTAACGGATAACGAAATTACCAGCTTTTGTATATAGTGAGAACATCTCATGTGGTTCACTGTTTTCTTCTGATCTTTGCATTTGTAATTTAGACTGTGATATTGATTTAtagatttgtttattcataATATGGTCTACTTGTAAAGCATTGAATCAGCCATATATTTGTAGGTAAAATACAGATGTGA
This DNA window, taken from Tachysurus fulvidraco isolate hzauxx_2018 chromosome 23, HZAU_PFXX_2.0, whole genome shotgun sequence, encodes the following:
- the ppp1r3da gene encoding protein phosphatase 1, regulatory subunit 3Da isoform X1, which encodes MVRRYGVENHCRTLDMACSTTHSQDETSSGESDDELFFVGVSGVSKQVSPLKLRDKTWSNPKEERKPVKICPPSTTPPQLRPTGRSFSCEPPPKPIIQRRAHSLPSPSERRRLSRRIGVRFVDSLGMNLENVKVFRSGEDPFVPEHVLFRLLMNAELAANKSLEISLPYLKPVFPEQPGDCSNFLERLCKKQVCLERVLCYEPGIIGIVQVVNLAFEKEVIIRYSFTNWKSCADTKASWVANKYMEGLSSSCDSFRFHLPVPPFILHPGAVLEFAICYKVQGTQFWDNNEGQNYKLVCQSYKIPVPKECEDSMIHFV
- the ppp1r3da gene encoding protein phosphatase 1, regulatory subunit 3Da isoform X2, producing MACSTTHSQDETSSGESDDELFFVGVSGVSKQVSPLKLRDKTWSNPKEERKPVKICPPSTTPPQLRPTGRSFSCEPPPKPIIQRRAHSLPSPSERRRLSRRIGVRFVDSLGMNLENVKVFRSGEDPFVPEHVLFRLLMNAELAANKSLEISLPYLKPVFPEQPGDCSNFLERLCKKQVCLERVLCYEPGIIGIVQVVNLAFEKEVIIRYSFTNWKSCADTKASWVANKYMEGLSSSCDSFRFHLPVPPFILHPGAVLEFAICYKVQGTQFWDNNEGQNYKLVCQSYKIPVPKECEDSMIHFV